A segment of the Vibrio sp. YMD68 genome:
GTTAGCGCTAGGCGCAGCTTGGGTCTTCCTTGGTTTTTATCGAAAGCACATCCAAGGAGAAAATGCGCCTGAGCAGTCGGTTAACGTCACCATTTTAGATAAACAAACCATCCAGGTTCCTGATGCCCCACCCGGTGAAGAAGAAGAGTTTTGGATCTATGTACAGCGCGGAGCTGTCGGTCCTAAGCGAGAATTTCAAATAGGTGTCCATTATTACCACGCACTAAACCCTGGTGATAAAGGAACACTCACCTACCAAGGGGACAAATTTCTTCACTTCGCGATGAAACGCTAACTTAAAAAGGTATCGGTTATTTGAGGACTATGGCAGCAACCAACGTGTCTTTGCTGAATAAGAAAACAAGACACTCAATAACAGCGCCCCTGCACCACTGACCACAATCCATACTGGGATAACCCATGCAGGGTGTCCCTGATACCAACCAAACTCTTTCATCGGCCACAGAAAAATCGGGTGTAGGATATAGATCCCTAAACTATTTTTACTTATCACCCCAACAACCTTACGCGTGTTCTCTGATAAACCCTCACCAAAATAACGGCACAGCATAAATACCATACTCGCAGCCAATATAACGTTAAGTGTTTTATAGGATAGCCAACGGCCCACAGTGTAGGCGTCTGCCGTCACACTTAAATTCACAACCGATACCACTGTGGCAACGAGTGCTATGACACCAAGACAGGTAACGATCCCAACACTGGTTTTATTAAGCGGTACTTTCTTAAATAACACATACCCTAATGGTAAGTAGCCAGAGTATAACCAAAACTGATTGCTCCATGGCCCATCTACCTTGAACAAGTAAAGTACCGTCGTAAACAGCCAAACCGCCACCAACGCATAGATCGCTTCATCGGTCGTTCGACGCACAAATATTTGCAGTAACGGAATCACTAAATAGAGCGGAATGAAGTAGTAGAAAAAGCCTAAATGGTAGTACGTGGAGTGGGTAAAACTGTCAGACAGTACCTGCTTTGTTACCCCGAGATCGTACCCCGCGAGAGTCCAACCTGATAAATACGCATAGAACAAAGACCAGATAATAAAAGGCAATAACACCTTACCAAGTCG
Coding sequences within it:
- a CDS encoding acyltransferase — protein: MRERVQFFDLLRCVAAVAVIAIHVLAPYRHELGSIPFDQWLTAVSVNGVSRWAVPVFILISGALMLSDQRPFDAKYYVKRRLGKVLLPFIIWSLFYAYLSGWTLAGYDLGVTKQVLSDSFTHSTYYHLGFFYYFIPLYLVIPLLQIFVRRTTDEAIYALVAVWLFTTVLYLFKVDGPWSNQFWLYSGYLPLGYVLFKKVPLNKTSVGIVTCLGVIALVATVVSVVNLSVTADAYTVGRWLSYKTLNVILAASMVFMLCRYFGEGLSENTRKVVGVISKNSLGIYILHPIFLWPMKEFGWYQGHPAWVIPVWIVVSGAGALLLSVLFSYSAKTRWLLP
- a CDS encoding DUF2500 domain-containing protein, giving the protein MPVSLFIAVALLALGAAWVFLGFYRKHIQGENAPEQSVNVTILDKQTIQVPDAPPGEEEEFWIYVQRGAVGPKREFQIGVHYYHALNPGDKGTLTYQGDKFLHFAMKR